One Baekduia alba genomic window, GCCGCTGGTCGCACCGGAGGTCACCGACTGGTCGGGGCCCCGGGTGGCGACGGGCTGAGACGGCGCGTCGCGCGGCCGGCGGCGGCGGCGCGCAGCTTCGCGTGCAGCCCTTGGCGCAGCGGATTGGCGTACTTGTATACTAGTACGCGATGCGGCCTTCGCTTCGAGTGCGCGCGTTCGGCACCTCCGCCCGAGACCAGGCGTATGTCGTGCTGCGCGCGGCGATCGTCGGGGCGGAGCTGGAGCCGGGGCGGCGGCTCTCGGAGAACCAGCTCGCCGAGCTGATCGGCGTCAGCCGCACGCCGGTGCGAGATGCGCTGGCGCGGCTGCGCGACGAGCGGCTCGTGGCCATCGTGCCCCAGCTCGGCACGTTCGTCACCTACATCGACGAGGACGCGGTCGCCGACGCGCACTTCGTGCGGGAGGCGCTGGAGATCGGCGCGGTGAAGATCGCGGCCGAGCGCATCGAAGCCGACCAGCTCCGCGAGCTCGACGACAACCTGGTCGCCCAGGAGCGGGCGGTCGCCAACGACGACGCCGAGCTGTTCGCCCGCCTCGACGACGACCTGCATCACCTGCTCTGCGACCTGTCCGGCCGCGAAGTCGCGTGGCGGCTCTCCGAGCGCACCCGCGGGCAGCTCGACCGCATCCGGCTGCTCAGCCTGCCCGAGGCCGGGTACCGCGAGCAGATGCTCACCGAGCATCGCGCCGTCGTGGCCGCGGTCGGCGCTCGCGACGCGCCGCGCGCCGAGCGCGAGCTGCGCCACCACCTGCGCATGGCCTTGTCCCAACTGCCTGCCATCCGCGAGGCTCACCCCGAGTACTTCCAGGAGGACTAGATGGCGATCCATCCCGACATCGATCCGGTCGAGACCGCCGAGTGGGTGGAGGCCCTCGAGGCCGTCATCCGCAACGACGGCCCCGACCGCGCCCGCCAGCTGCTCGAAGAGGTCTTCGCCGACGCGCGCCTGCGCGGGCTGAACCCGCTGGCCGACCTCTCGACGCCCTACGTGAACACGATCCCGGCCGAGGCCGAGGTCCCTGTTCCCGGCGACCACGACCTCGAGCATCGAGTACGCAGCCTCGTGCGCTGGAACGCGATGGCGACGGTCCTGCGCGCCAACAAGGAGTCGTCCGAGCTGGGCGGCCACATCGCGAGCTTCCAGTCGGCGGCGACGCTCTACGAGATCGGCTTCAACCACTTCTGGCACGCGCCGTCAGAGCAACATGGTGGAGATCTCGTCTTCATCCAGGGCCACTCCTCGCCCGGCATCTACGCGCGCGCGTTCCTCGAGGGCCGCCTCAGCGAGGACGACCTCCTGCGCTTCCGGACCGAGACCGGCCCCGGCGGCGGCCTGTCCTCCTACCCGCACCCCTGGCTCATGCCGGGCTTCTGGCAGTTCCCCACCGTGTCGATGGGCCTCGGCCCGTTGATGGCGATCTACCAGGCGCGGTTCATGAAGTACTTGAGCGGCCGCGGGATCTCGGACACGACCGGTCGCAAGGTATGGGCCTTCATGGGCGACGGCGAGATGGACGAGCCGGAGTCGATGGGCGCGATCTCCCTCGCCGGCCGCGAGCACCTCGACAACCTGGTGTTCGTCATCAACTGCAACCTGCAGCGCCTCGACGGGCCGGTCCGCGGCAACGGCAAGATCATCCAGGAGCTGGAGACCAACTTCCGCGGCGCCGGCTGGAACGTCATCAAGACGATCTGGGGCCGCCGCTGGGATCCGCTCCTGGCCGCCGACGCCGAGGGCCGCCTCGTCAAGCGCATGGAGGAGGTCGTCGACGGTCAGTACCAGACGCTGAAGTCCCGCGACGGCGCCTTCGTCCGCGAGCACTTCTTCGGCGCCGACCCTGAGCTGGCACGCATGGTCGAGGACTGGACGGATGCCGAGATCTGGTCGCTCAACCGCGGCGGCCACGACCCGCAGAAGGTCTACAACGCCTACGCCCAGGCGGTCGCGCACACCGGCCAGCCGACCGTGATCCTGGCCAAGACGATCAAGGGCTACGGGATGGGCGAGTCCGGCGAGGGCCAGAACATCACCCACCAGGCCAAGAAGATGAACGAGAAGGCGCTCCTCGCCTTCCGCGACCGCTTCGGCCTCGACCTCTCCGACGACGAGGTCCGCGAGGTCAGCTTCCACAAGCCCGCCGACGACGCGCCCGAGATGCAGTACATGAAGCAGCGCCGCGTGGAGCTCGGCGGCTCGCTGCCGCAGCGCCGCACCGAGGCGCCGCCGCTCCCGGTGCCGGAGCTGAGCACGTTCAAGGCCCAGCTCGACGGCACCGGCGACCGCGAGATCTCCACCACCATGGCCTTCGTCCGGATCTTGTCCACCTTGGTCCGCGACAAGCAGCTCGGCCCGCACGTCGTCCCGATCGTCCCCGACGAGTCGCGCACGTTCGGCATGGAGGGCATGTTCCGCCAGCTCGGGATCTTCTCCCAGGTCGGCCAGCTCTACGTGCCGCAGGACGCCGACCAGCTGATGTCCTACCGCGAGGACAAGTCCGGCCAGATCCTCCAGGAGGGGATCAACGAGCCGGGCGCGTTCTCGTCGTGGATCGCGGCGGCGACGTCGTACGCCAACCACGGCGTGTCGATGCTGCCGTTCTACATCTACTACTCGATGTTCGGCTTCCAACGTGTAGGCGATCTCGCGTGGGCCGCGGGCGACTCCCGCGCGCGCGGCTTCCTGATCGGCGGCACCGCCGGCCGGACGACGCTCAACGGCGAGGGCCTGCAGCACGAGGACGGCCACAGCCACATCCAGGCCGGGCTCATCCCCAACTGCATCGCCTACGACCCGGCCTACGCCTACGAGCTGGCCGTCATCGTCCAGGACGGCCTGCGCCGCATGGTCGGCGAGCACCAGGACGTCTTCTACTACCTGACGGTGATGAACGAGAACTACGCGATGCCGGCGATGCCGGACGGCGCGGAGGAGGGCATCCTCAAGGGAATGCACGTCGTCTCCGAGGCCGTGGGCGGCGACGCCGACGTGCAGCTGCTGGGCTCCGGCACGATCCTGCGCGAGGTGCTCGCGGGCGCCGACCTGCTGCGCGAGGACTTCGACGTCGGCGCCGACGTCTGGTCGGTCACCTCCTACACCGAGCTGCGCCGCGACGGGATGGAGGCCGAGCGCTACAACCGCCTGCACCCGGCCGGCGACGACGTGCGGATCCCGTACGTCGCCGAGGCGCTCGGCACGCGCGGCGCCGGCCCGGTGGTCGCGGCCAGCGACTACATCCGCGCGCTGCCCGACCAGATCCGGCCGTGGGTCGAGGCGCCCTTCACCGTCCTGGGCACCGACGGCTTCGGCCGCAGCGACTACCGCAAGGCGCTGCGCCGGTTCTTCGAGGTGGACCGACACCATGTGGTCGTCGCGGCGCTGCACGCGCTGGGCCGCGACGCGGACGCCAAGAAGGCCATCGAGAAGTACGGCATCGACCCCGAGAGCGAGGCACCGTGGCGGATCTGAAGCAGGTCGAAGTCCAAGGGACCGAGGTGGCGCCCGCATGAGCGATCTGAAGGACGTGACGGTCCCTGACATCGGCGACTTCACCGACGTCGACGTCGTCGAGGTCCACGTGGCGGCGGGCGACGCGGTCGCCGAGAACGACCCGCTCGTGACGCTGGAGACCGACAAGGCCACCATGGACGTTCCGGCGCCGTTCGCCGGCGTCGTCGCCGAGGTGCTGCTGAAGGTCGGCGACAAGGCCTCGGAGGGCACGGCGGTCGTGCAGCTGCAGGTGAGCGCCGAGCGTGAGGCGGCCGACGAGACCGCCACGGTCGAGGCGGCCGCGCCCAGCGCGATCCGCAGCGCGGTGTCGGCCGAGGCCTCGGCCCGGCCGCGGGACCCCGAGCAGCAGCTGCCCGCGCCCAAGGCGCCGGCGCCGTCGACCAGCAACGGCGGCGACCCGGTCTACGCGAGCCCGTCGGTGCGCCGGCTGGCGCGCGAGCTGGGCGTGGAGCTCAGCGCGGTGAGCGGCAGCGGGCGCAAGGGCCGGATCGTGCCCGAGGACGTCACGGCCTTCGCGGACGGCGGTGGCGCGGCGGCGGCGGCGGGCGGCGCGGCCAAGGTCCCGGCCGGCGGCGGCACGTTCGTCGAGACGCTGCCGTGGCCCACGCCGGACTTCGCCAAGCACGGCGAGGTCGAGCGCGTCGAGCTGTCCAAGATCCGCAAGATCTCGGCGGCCAACCTCGCGCGCAACTGGGTCCGCATCCCGCACGTCACGCACAACGACGAGGCCGACGTCACCAGCCTGGAGGCCTTCCGCAAGCAGCTCAACGGCGAGCAGGCCGACGTCAAGGTGACGATGGTCGCGCTGTTGTTGAAGGCCGTGGTCGCGTCGCTCAAGGCGTTCCCGGACATGAACTCGTCGCTCGACGCCGACGGCGAGGCGCTGATCCGCAAGAAGTACTACCACTTGGGCTTCGCGGCCGACACGCCCAACGGGCTCGTCGTCCCGGTCGTCAAGGACGTGGACAAGAAGGGCCTGCTCGACGTCGCGGGCGAGCTGACCGAGCTGTCGGGCAAGGCCCGCGCCGGCAAGCTGATGCCCGCCGACATGGCGGGCGCGACGTTCACGATCTCGTCGCTGGGCGGGATCGGCGGCACGTCGTTCACGCCGATCGTCAACGCCCCCGAGGTCGCGATCCTCGGCGTCGTCCGCAGCGCCATGAAGCCGGTGTGGGACGGCAAGGCGTTCGTCCCGCGCCTGATGCTGCCGTTGTCGCTGTCCTACGACCACCGCGTGATCGACGGCGCCGCCGCCGCGCGCTTCGTCGCGCACCTGTCATCCGTCTTGACCGACCTTCGGAGGGTCCTGCTGTGAGCGCCACGCTCGACGTCCTCGTCCCTGAACGGACAAGCTCGTGACTGTTCTTGATGTGCTTGTCCCCGACATCGGGGACTTCGACAACGTCCCCGTCGCCGAGCTCCTCGTCGCCGTGGGCGACGAGGTCGCCGCCGAGGACCCGCTCGTCGTCCTGGAGTCCGACAAGGCGTCGATGGAGATCCCAGCGCCGGAGGCCGGGACCGTCAAGGAGATCAAGGTCGCCGTGGGCGACGCGGTCTCCGAAGGCTCGTTGTTGGTGGTGTTGGAGACGGCCGGCGCGCCGGCCAGCGCGACCGACGGCGCGGGCGCGCCGGCCGAGGCCGTGGAATCGCCGGCGTCGGCCCCGGTCGCCAACGGCGCGTCGTCGCCCGCCGAGGAGCCGGTGGAGGTCGCGCGCGGCGACGTCCACGCTGGCGTCGTCGTCCTCGGCTCCGGTCCCGGCGGCTACGCCGCGGCGTTCCGCGCGGCCGACCTCGGCCAGGACGTCGTCATGGTCGAGCGCCACGAGAAGCTCGGCGGCGTCTGCCTCAACGTCGGCTGCATCCCGTCCAAGGCGCTGCTGCACGTGGCCAAGCTCATCGCCGAGGCCGAGACCGCCGGCACGCACGGCGTGTCGTTCGGCACGCCCGAGATCGACCTCGACGGCCTGCGCACCTGGAAGGACGGCGTGGTCGCCAAGCTCAACGGCGGCGTCGAGCAGATGGCCAAGGGCCGCAGGGTGCAGGTCGTGCACGGCGAGGCGCGCTTCACCGGGCCGAACCTGCTGTCGGTGCTGCAGCCCGACGGCGAGACGACGACCGTCTCGTTCGACAGCGCGATCGTCGCGGCCGGCTCGCGCAGCGTCCAGCTGCCGGGCATCCCGCACGACGACCCGCGCGTGATGGACTCGACCGGTGCGCTGGACCTGGTCGACGTGCCGCAGCGGCTGCTGGTCGTCGGCGGCGGGATCATCGGCCTGGAGATGGCCACCGTCTACGACGCGCTCGGCTCGGAGGTCACCGTCGTCGAGCTGGCCGACGGCCTGATCCCCGGCGCCGACCGCGACCTCGTCAAGCCGCTGGCCAAGCGGATCGGCGGGCGCTACGCGGCGATCCACCTCGGCACCAAGGTCGACACGGTCGAGGCCAAGGACGACGGGCTGCACGCGACGTTCAGCGGCGACGTCGAGGACGCCGTCTTCGACCGGGTGCTCGTCGCGGTCGGGCGCATTCCCAACGGCGCGGGCCTCGGCCTCGACGCCGCGGGCGTGCACGTGGACGAGCGCGGCTTCGTCCCCGTCGACGCCCAGCAGCGGACCAACATCTCGCACATCTACGCGATCGGCGACGTCGCCGGCGGGCCGATGCTCGCGCACAAGGCGACGGCCGAGGGCCACGTGGCGGCCGAGGTCGTGGCGGGCCACGCGGCGGCGTTCGAGCCGCGCGGGATCCCGTCGGTGGCCTACACCGACCCGGAGGTCGCGTGGGTGGGGCTGACCGAGACCGAGGCCAAGGACCAGGGGATCGAGTACGAGAAGTCGGTCTTCCCGTGGTCGGCCTCCGGCCGCGCGCTGGCGATCGACGCCGCCGACGGCTCGACCAAGCTCCTGCGCGACCCGGAGACCGGGCGCGTCCTGGGCGCCGGCATCGTCGGCCCGCACGCGGGCGACCTGATCGCCGAGCCGGGGTTCGCGCTGGAGATGGGCGCCGACGTCGCCGACCTCGGCCTCACGATCCACGCGCACCCGACGCTGAGCGAGACCGTGATGCTCGCCGCCGAGATCGCCGACGGCACGATCACGGACCTGCCCAACAAGGCCGCGCAGCGCGCGGCGAAGGCGAAGTCCTAGAGTCCCGGGCGATGCGCGTCCGCCGCACCTTCTGCTTCCTCGACCTGTGTGGCTTCACGTCGTTCACGGACGAGCACGGCGATCAGCAGGCGGTCGCGGTCCTGGGGCACCTGCGGGCGGTGCTGCGCGCCGAGGCCGAGAACCACGGAGTGCGCGTGACGAAGTGGCTCGGGGACGGCGCGATGCTCTCCGGCGTCGACGCCGAGCCGGTGATCCGCTGCGCCGCGCTCGTGCGCGACGTGCTGCAGACCGACGGCAGGCTGGCCCTGCGCGGCGGGATCTGCGAGGGCAAGGTCATCATGTTCGAGGGCGACGACTACATCGGGGCGGCCGTCAACGTCGCGGCGCGCCTGTGCACCAAGGCGATCCCGGGTCAGCTCCTGCTGACCGGCGGGACGGCGCCGTCGGTGCCGGGCGACCTGTCGCCGGTCGCGCTCGGCGCGCTCGCGGTTCCCGGCGTCTCCCAGCCGATCGAAGTCCTCGCGCTGGACCCCGGCCCACTGCGCGTGACCCGCGCGACGTCCGCCGTCCGACCGCAGGTCTAGGTTTCCGCGCCATGATCACGGCGCTCCTCGAGCCGGCGGACATCGGCCGCTACCTGCGGTCCCTGCGCGACCATGATCGCGCGGCGATCGGGAGCGACGGGGAGGACGCCGAGGCGGTCGCGCGGCTGCTGGACGCGCACACGGTCGTGATGGCGCACGACGCGCGCGGTGGCGAGCCGGTCGAGGAGTCGCTGGCGACGTGGCTGTCGCTGCTCGACGACGACGCGTGGCGCGAGCGGGTGCGCGAGGTGCGGGTCGACGCGACGTACCTGCGCGTGCGCGAGCTGGAGCTTCTCGCGCGTGTGCGCGAGGGCGCGGCCGCGGGCGCCCTCACCGCCGCCGCGTAGCGGCCCGCATCACCCCGCGCGGGGGACGAGCCGTCACCCGCCGCGCTGCCACCGTGCGGCCATGGGAGCGGACGAGGGCTATGGCGGGCGCTCGCCGTGGTCTACCGGCTCGACGACCGCCTGTTCTTCGCCAACGCCAACTACGTGAAGGGCCGGGTGCGCGAGGCGCTGCGGGGCGCGCCGTCGCCGCCGCGCGCGTCGTGCTCGACGCCGAGGCGATGACGCACTCGACGCGGCCGGGATGGACGCCCTGCGCGAGCTGGCGGAGGCGCTGGGCGAGGACGGCATCGCCGTGGTGGTCGCGCTCGCCAAGGCGCCGGTCCGCGAGCGGCTGGACGACGCGGGCGTCACCGCGGCGCTCGGCGGGGCCGGCGCGTTCCATCCGACGGTGCGTGCGGCGGTCGCCGCCCGCGCAGGGAATGACCCCGTCACACTTGGGTAGGCACGTTCCAACAGGACACCCGTGGCGACCCAACAGCTGGACACGAGCGACGAGCAGGAGCTCGCGCGGGCGACCCCCGTGCGCGACGCGCTGCCGTGGACGCCGTCCGCGTTGGGGCCGGGCTCACGCTGGCGGCCCGAGATCCAGGCGCTGCGCGCGCTGGCGGTCTCGCTGGTCATCGCGGCGCACATCTGGCCGGACCTGGTCCCGGGCGGCTTCGTCGGGGTCGACGTCTTCTTCGCGGTCTCCGGCTTCCTGATCACCTCGCTGCTGGTCGAGGAGATCGTCGAGAGCGGCCGGGTGAACCTGAGCGCGTTCTGGGCGCGGCGCGCGCGGCGGATCCTGCCGGCCGCGCTGCTGACGCTGCTCGTCACCGCGCTCGCGACGCTGATCGTCGTCCCGTCGCACCGGTGGGACGCGTTCCTGACCGAGATCGCGACGAGCGCGGCCTACGTCGAGAAC contains:
- a CDS encoding GntR family transcriptional regulator; translation: MRPSLRVRAFGTSARDQAYVVLRAAIVGAELEPGRRLSENQLAELIGVSRTPVRDALARLRDERLVAIVPQLGTFVTYIDEDAVADAHFVREALEIGAVKIAAERIEADQLRELDDNLVAQERAVANDDAELFARLDDDLHHLLCDLSGREVAWRLSERTRGQLDRIRLLSLPEAGYREQMLTEHRAVVAAVGARDAPRAERELRHHLRMALSQLPAIREAHPEYFQED
- the aceE gene encoding pyruvate dehydrogenase (acetyl-transferring), homodimeric type; amino-acid sequence: MAIHPDIDPVETAEWVEALEAVIRNDGPDRARQLLEEVFADARLRGLNPLADLSTPYVNTIPAEAEVPVPGDHDLEHRVRSLVRWNAMATVLRANKESSELGGHIASFQSAATLYEIGFNHFWHAPSEQHGGDLVFIQGHSSPGIYARAFLEGRLSEDDLLRFRTETGPGGGLSSYPHPWLMPGFWQFPTVSMGLGPLMAIYQARFMKYLSGRGISDTTGRKVWAFMGDGEMDEPESMGAISLAGREHLDNLVFVINCNLQRLDGPVRGNGKIIQELETNFRGAGWNVIKTIWGRRWDPLLAADAEGRLVKRMEEVVDGQYQTLKSRDGAFVREHFFGADPELARMVEDWTDAEIWSLNRGGHDPQKVYNAYAQAVAHTGQPTVILAKTIKGYGMGESGEGQNITHQAKKMNEKALLAFRDRFGLDLSDDEVREVSFHKPADDAPEMQYMKQRRVELGGSLPQRRTEAPPLPVPELSTFKAQLDGTGDREISTTMAFVRILSTLVRDKQLGPHVVPIVPDESRTFGMEGMFRQLGIFSQVGQLYVPQDADQLMSYREDKSGQILQEGINEPGAFSSWIAAATSYANHGVSMLPFYIYYSMFGFQRVGDLAWAAGDSRARGFLIGGTAGRTTLNGEGLQHEDGHSHIQAGLIPNCIAYDPAYAYELAVIVQDGLRRMVGEHQDVFYYLTVMNENYAMPAMPDGAEEGILKGMHVVSEAVGGDADVQLLGSGTILREVLAGADLLREDFDVGADVWSVTSYTELRRDGMEAERYNRLHPAGDDVRIPYVAEALGTRGAGPVVAASDYIRALPDQIRPWVEAPFTVLGTDGFGRSDYRKALRRFFEVDRHHVVVAALHALGRDADAKKAIEKYGIDPESEAPWRI
- the aceF gene encoding dihydrolipoyllysine-residue acetyltransferase gives rise to the protein MWSSRRCTRWAATRTPRRPSRSTASTPRARHRGGSEAGRSPRDRGGARMSDLKDVTVPDIGDFTDVDVVEVHVAAGDAVAENDPLVTLETDKATMDVPAPFAGVVAEVLLKVGDKASEGTAVVQLQVSAEREAADETATVEAAAPSAIRSAVSAEASARPRDPEQQLPAPKAPAPSTSNGGDPVYASPSVRRLARELGVELSAVSGSGRKGRIVPEDVTAFADGGGAAAAAGGAAKVPAGGGTFVETLPWPTPDFAKHGEVERVELSKIRKISAANLARNWVRIPHVTHNDEADVTSLEAFRKQLNGEQADVKVTMVALLLKAVVASLKAFPDMNSSLDADGEALIRKKYYHLGFAADTPNGLVVPVVKDVDKKGLLDVAGELTELSGKARAGKLMPADMAGATFTISSLGGIGGTSFTPIVNAPEVAILGVVRSAMKPVWDGKAFVPRLMLPLSLSYDHRVIDGAAAARFVAHLSSVLTDLRRVLL
- the lpdA gene encoding dihydrolipoyl dehydrogenase; protein product: MLVPDIGDFDNVPVAELLVAVGDEVAAEDPLVVLESDKASMEIPAPEAGTVKEIKVAVGDAVSEGSLLVVLETAGAPASATDGAGAPAEAVESPASAPVANGASSPAEEPVEVARGDVHAGVVVLGSGPGGYAAAFRAADLGQDVVMVERHEKLGGVCLNVGCIPSKALLHVAKLIAEAETAGTHGVSFGTPEIDLDGLRTWKDGVVAKLNGGVEQMAKGRRVQVVHGEARFTGPNLLSVLQPDGETTTVSFDSAIVAAGSRSVQLPGIPHDDPRVMDSTGALDLVDVPQRLLVVGGGIIGLEMATVYDALGSEVTVVELADGLIPGADRDLVKPLAKRIGGRYAAIHLGTKVDTVEAKDDGLHATFSGDVEDAVFDRVLVAVGRIPNGAGLGLDAAGVHVDERGFVPVDAQQRTNISHIYAIGDVAGGPMLAHKATAEGHVAAEVVAGHAAAFEPRGIPSVAYTDPEVAWVGLTETEAKDQGIEYEKSVFPWSASGRALAIDAADGSTKLLRDPETGRVLGAGIVGPHAGDLIAEPGFALEMGADVADLGLTIHAHPTLSETVMLAAEIADGTITDLPNKAAQRAAKAKS
- a CDS encoding adenylate/guanylate cyclase domain-containing protein — translated: MRVRRTFCFLDLCGFTSFTDEHGDQQAVAVLGHLRAVLRAEAENHGVRVTKWLGDGAMLSGVDAEPVIRCAALVRDVLQTDGRLALRGGICEGKVIMFEGDDYIGAAVNVAARLCTKAIPGQLLLTGGTAPSVPGDLSPVALGALAVPGVSQPIEVLALDPGPLRVTRATSAVRPQV